CGACTGGCTAAAGAGGCCAGAGACTCTCGTCGAACCGGAAAGAAACTGCGGTTCGGATGTCTTTCCCCTTTGCACTGTACGGTTTTAGAGGGTTTCAAACCCTTTTTAAGTTCCGCTCGGCAGGTGACGATGCCTTGAGCCGTCGTCTGTTGACGGATATGGGGGTGTAGCTCAGCTGGGAGAGCGCCTGCTTTGCACGCAGGAGGTCAGCGGTTCGATCCCGCTCATCTCCACCATGGGAACTTAAAAATGCTTTGGGCTCATAGCTCAGCCGGTTAGAGCGCACGCCTGATAAGCGTGAGGTCGGTGGTTCGAGTCCACTTGAGCCCACCATTGCGCATCTGCATCGCAGATGCGCTTCCCTGAATGAGAACCCTGGCAACTGCATAATGTTCTAGAAAGAAAACGAGAGAAAAGCAAGGTAGAATCAAGCTAGCAATAGCATGATCAAACGAAGCGTGAACTACAATGGACGTCGAGAGACGCAGGTACAAACGATTCGTCTTAGAAAACAGAGCAAAGATCAAGCTACAAAGAGCACAGGGAGGATGCCTTGGCACCAAGCGCCGAAGAAGGACGTGGTAAGCTGCGAAAAGCTGCGGGGAGCTGCAAGCGAGCGTTGATCCGCAGATGTCCGAATGGGGAAACCCGGCAGAGTGGAGCTCTGTCATCGTGCAATGAATCCATAGTTGTACGAAGGGAACCCGGTGAAGTGAAACATCTAAGTAACCGGAGGAAAAGAAAGTAAGAACGATTCCTTCAGTAGCGGCGAGCGAACGAGGAAGAGCCCAAACCGCGTGGCTTCGGCCAGGCGGGGTTGTGGACCGGCAGGAGTCATTGCCAGAAGTGAGCCGAATGGTTTTGGGAAAGCCAACCATAGGGGGTGAAAGTCCCGTAGGCGAAGCGGAAGGCAGGCGGCCGAGATCCAGAGTACCACAGGACACGAGGAATCCGGTGGGAAGCAGGGGGGACCACCCTCCAAGGCTAAATACGACTTGGTGACCGATAGCGAATAGTACCGTGAGGGAAAGGTGAAAAGCACCCCGGGAGGGGAGTGAAAGAGAACCTGAAACCCTGTGTTTACAAGCGGAGGGAGCACTTCAAATGTGCGACCTCGTACTTTTTGTAGAACGGACCGGCGAGTTACGGTATGCGGCGAGGTTAAGGGCTTTAGAGGTCTGGAGCCGGAGGGAAACCGAGTCTGAACAGGGCGGAAAGTCGTATGCTGTAGACCCGAAACCAGGTGACCTATCCATGGACAGGTTGAAGTGGGCGTAAAAGCCCATGGAGGACCGAACCACACTGCTGTTGAAAAAGTAGGGGATGAGCTGTGGATAGCGGAGAAATTCCAATCGAACTTGGAGATAGCTGGTTCTCCTCGAAATAGCTTTAGGGCTAGCCTCGCGGGAAAGAATCATGGAGGTAGAGCACTGAATGGGCTAGGGGGCCACAAAGCTTACCGAACCTTATCAAACTTCGAATGCCATAGATTTGTTACGCGGGAGTCAGACAGCGGGAGATAAGTTTCGTTGTCAAAAGGGAAACAGCCCAGACCAACCGCTAAGGCCCCCAAGTGTGTGTTAAGTGGGGAAGGATGTGCGATTGCAGAGACAACCAGGATGTTGGCTTAGAAGCAGCCACGCATTGAAAGAGTGCGTAATAGCTCACTGGTCGAGTGATGGTGCGCCGAAGATACACGGGGCTGAAACACGCCGCCGAAGCGTTGGGATGCATAGAGATATGCATCGGTAGAGGAGCAATGTACATGGGAAGAAGCTGTAGCGGAAGCGGCAGTGGACTGTGTAGATGAGAGAATGCCGGTATGAGTAGCGAGAGCATAGTGAGAATCTATGCCGTCGAAAGCCTAAGGATTCCTGAGGAAGGCTCGTCCACTCAGGGTAAGTCGGGGCCTAAGTCGAGGGCGAATGCCGTAGACGATGGACAACAGGTAGAGATTCCTGTACCACTTTTGAGCGCATGACTGAAGCAGTGACACAGGAGGTTCAGCGGAGCAGGGGGATGGACGCCTCTGTCTAAGCAGCGAGGCTGCGGCGTAGTGAAGTACGCGCCGTATAAGGCGGAGCTGCGATGGGGACCGAAAAATAGTAGGGAAGCCGCGAGGATCACACTGGCGAGAAAAGCTGCTAGGGAGCGAGAGAGTGCCCGTACCGCAAACCGACACAGGTAGGCGAGGAGAGAATCCTAAGACGAACGGGAGAACCCTTGTTAAGGAACTCGGCAAAATGGCCCCGTAACTTCGGGAGAAGGGGCGCCTATGAAAGTAGGCCACAGTAAAAAGGCCCAAGCGACTGTTTAGCAAAAACACAGGTCTGTGCCAAATTGAGAGATGAGGTATACGGGCTGACGCCTGCCCAGTGCTGGAAGGTTAAGGGGAGAAGTTAGCAGCAATGCGAAGCTTTGAGCCGAAGCCCCAGTGAACGGCGGCCGTAACTATAACGGTCCTAAGGTAGCGAAATTCCTTGTCGGGTAAGTTCCGACCCGCACGAATGGCGTAACGACTTGGGCGCTGTCTCAACAAGGGACCCGGCGAAATTGTAGTATGTGTGAAGATACACATTACCCGCGATAGGACGGAAAGACCCCGTAGAGCTTTACTGCAACCTGACATTGGGTTTTGGTATATGATGTACAGGATAGGTGGGAGGCTAAGAAGCCAGGGCGCCAGCCTTGGTGGAGCCAACGTTGGGATACCACTCTTCAGGTACTGAAATTCTAACCTGCGGCCGTGAACCGGAGCAGGGAGAGTGTCAGGCGGGCAGTTTGACTGGGGCGGTCGCCTCCCAAAGAGTAACGGAGGCGTGCAAAGGTTTCCTCAGAATGGTTGGGAACCATTCGCAGAGTGCAAAGGCAGAAGGGAGCCTGACAGCGAGAGAGACATCTCGAGCTGAGACGAAAGTCGGTCTTAGTGATCCGGCGGTATTGAGTGGAAAAGCCGTCGCTCAACGGATAAAAGCTACCTCGGGGATAACAGGCTGATCTCCCCCAAGAGTCCACATCGACGGGGAGGTTTGGCACCTCGATGTCGGCTCGTCACATCCTGGGGCTGAAGCAGGTCCCAAGGGTTCGGCTGTTCGCCGATTAAAGTGGCACGCGAGCTGGGTTCAGAACGTCGCGAGACAGTTCGGTCCCTATCCATCGTGGGCGAAGGATATTTGAGAGGATCTGTACCTAGTACGAGAGGACCGGTATGGACGTACCGATGGTGCACCAGTTGTCCCGCCCGGGGCACGGCTGGGTAGCCAAGTACGGGAAGGAGAAACGCTGAAGGCATCTAAGCGTGAAACCAGCCTCAAGATAAGATATCCCACTGTGAAAGCAGGTAAGGCACGTTCGAGACGAGGACGTAGATAGGTCAGGTGTGGAAGTCCAGCAATGGATGGAGCTAACTGATACTAATAAGCCGAGGGCTTGATCAAGCGAAGAAAGAGAAGGATTGTTTGAGGAAGAAGTAGTTGACGGGGAATAAAGCGAAGCTCTTGTGGAGAGGCTAGGACATTATGCGGTTGCGGGTGTTTTCGTGGGAAGGGAAGAAGCGAAGATACGCGAAGAAGAATTGCATAGAAATTTCCGGTGGCGATAGCGAAGGGGATCCACCTGTTCCCATACCGAACACAGCAGTTAAGCCCTTTAGCGCCGAAAGTACTTGGCTGGTAACGGCCCGGGAGGATAGGACGTCGCCGGATTCTAATATTCCTCCATAGCTCAGCCGGTAGAGCACGCGGCTGTTAACCGCGGTGTCGTTGGTTCGAGTCCAACTGGAGGAGCCAGCAAAACAGAGGCCACCCTGTTAGGGTGGCCTCTGCTTTGCTTTGTTCTGTATTTGAACGTGAATAAAGGCGCAGGATCACAGCTGCGGCGGCTGTGAACTGGTTGGAGGCCGAGCGCCCGCGGTGCGGGGAGGAGCGAGGGCGAGAACGGGCAGAAACAGGGAGCGCCGCGAAGGATGAGCGGGGCGACCATGTTTCAACCGGAGCGTGTCGTTGGTTCGAGTCCAACTGGAGGGGCCACGGGCAAGCGCCCGAAGCAAGATCGCTTATTCTGCGGGGTAGGCGATCTTTTTGTTGCCCGAGACGGGAAAAGAAGAAGACTCCGAGGGCAAGAGGGAAGGCCACCCCGAAAGGTGGCCTTTGTTTTACTTTGTTCTGTATTTGAACGCGAATGAAGGAGCAGGATCACAGCTGCGACGGGTGAGAACTGGTTCGGCGCCGAGCGCACAAGACGGAAAGGCCGTCCCCCGGGTGTTTCAGTTCCTGCAAAAGCGCTTCAGCTTCTAAACGCTTGAAAGCACACATGTGATCTTGACACAACCGCGCATATATGCTATTTTTATCGGCAGAGTGAAGCGCAAAAGCCTCACGAAGGGGTACACCACCTCGGGTGTAATCTTCGTGGGGCTTTTGCGCTTTTTTGTGTGAGGAGGGATTTGAGCAATGGTTTTAATCAACGGCGAACCCCATCCGGAGGCGGTGGGCTTGACGCTTGCAGCCTTTGTGGCGCAGGTGGGTCTGCAGCCGACGCGCATCGCCGTGGAGTATAACGGCGCGATTCTGTCCAGAGATACTTATGCGCACACCGTGTTGCAGGACGGGGACAGCGTGGAAATCGTAAACTTTGTGGGCGGTGGCTGAGATGTGGGTGACAGTCAACGGCAGAGAGATGGAGACCCATGCTTTGACGCTCTGCGCGCTGTGCGATGCGCTTTACGGGGACAATGCGGATGTTGTGCGCATTGTAGGCGGCTACCAGGTGCGAGGAGATATGCCCCTGCACGACGGGGACAGCATTGTGTTTATCGAAAGGGGCGCGTTCCCGCCCGAAAATTGTTTTGAGCAAATGCTCGCGGCGCGCCACACGCCCGGCGTGCATGCCAAGGTCAAGCGCGGGTGTGTGGGCATCGCGGGCCTGGGCGGCCTTGGCTCCCACATCGCGCTGTGCCTGGCGCGCACCGGCGTGGGGACGCTGCATTTGGTAGACTCTGACGTCGTCGAGCCCAGCAACCTCAACCGGCAGCAGTACCGCATCGCCCACCTGGGGATGCGCAAGACGGAGGCGCTGCGTGCCCAGATCGCGGAGGTCAACCCCTATGTGCAGGTGGTAATCGACAGCGTGCGCGTGGACGCGGACAACGCCTGCACCCTCTTTGCACAGGATGATATCGTCTGCGAGGCGTTTGACGGCGCCGAGGATAAGGCGATGCTGGTCAACACGCTGCTCGCCGAGCGGCCGGCGCGCAGGATTGTGGCGGCGTCCGGCATGGCGGGCTACGGCAGCTGCAACGACATCGCCACCAGGCGCGTGGCCGGCAACTTTTACATCTGCGGGGACGGCCGCACGGAGGCGGCAGTGGGCTGCGGGCTGATGGCGCCGCGCGTGAGCGTGTGCGCCGGCCATCAGGCCAACGTGGTGCTGCAGCTGCTGGTGGAGGGAGAGGCGCGCTGACAATGCGCTTATACGAACGGGAAAAGGAGAGAAAACCATGGAAGAGAAAAACGAAAAAAAACAGGATCAGCTGGTCATCGGTGGACACGCGTTTACCTCCCGCTTCATTCTGGGATCGGGCAAATACTCGCTGCAGCTGATTGAGGCGGCGGTCAAGAACGCGGGCGCGCAGATCATCACGCTGGCGGTGCGGCGGGCGAATATCGGGGGTATGGAAAACATTCTGGATTACATCCCCAAGGGCGTGACGCTGCTGCCCAACACCTCGGGCGCGCGCAATGCCCAAGAGGCGGTGCGCATCGCGCGCCTTGCGCGGGAAGTAGGCTGCGGCGACTTTATCAAAATCGAGGTGATCCACGACAGCAAATACCTGCTGCCTGACAACTACGAGACCATCAAGGCGACGGAAACACTCGCCAAGGAGGGGTTTGTGGTGCTGCCCTACATGTACCCCGACCTCAACGCGGCGCGCGACCTGGTGGATGCCGGCGCCGCGGCCGTGATGCCGTTGGGCGCGCCCATCGGCTCCAACAAGGGCATCTGCACCCGCGATTTTATCCAGATTTTGATCGACGAGATCGATCTGCCCATCATTGTGGACGCGGGCATCGGCAGGCCCTCGCAGGCCTGCGAGGCTATGGAGATGGGCGCGGCGGCAGTGATGGTCAACACCGCCATCTCCACCGCAGGGGATATACCGGCCATGGCCGAGGCATTTAAAAAGGCCGTAGAGGCGGGGCGCGGAGCGTATCTTGCAGGCATGGGACGGGTGTTGGCGCGCGGGGGCGCGGCATCCTCGCCCCTGACCGGCTTTTTGCAGGACTGAGGGGGCGCGGCTATGCAAGCACAGATGGATCACATGACCTACCTGCCCGGCATGGAGGCGATTTCTTCAGACATTATGGATCAGGTGCTGGGCGCGATGCGGGCGTACGACAGCGAAGCGTACACGCAGGCAGATGTCCGGCAGGCGCTGGCACACCAGACGCGCACGCCCGAGGATTTTGCTGCGCTGCTCAGCCCGGCGGCGGAGCCGCTGCTGGAGGAAATCGCACACTGTGCGCAGGTGGAGACACGCAGGCACTTTGGCAACGCCGTCACGCTCTTCACGCCGCTGTATATCGCCAATTACTGCGAGAACTACTGCATCTACTGCGGCTTTAACTGCCATAACAAAATCCAGCGCGCCCGCCTCAACACAGCGGAGATCGAGCGGGAGATGCGCACTATCGCCGATACGGGCCTGGAAGAAATCCTGCTGCTGACGGGCGAAAGCCCCAAAATGTCCGATGTGACGTACATCGGCGAGGCGTGCAAGCTGGCGCGCAAGTACTTTCGCGTGGTGGGTCTGGAGGTCTACCCCATGAACAGCGCGGACTATGCCTACCTGCACGCCTGCGGCGCGGATTTTGTGACGGTATTTCAGGAGACGTACAATCCCGATACATACAGGCGGCTGCATCTGGGCGGCAACAAGCGCGTCTTTCCCTACCGGTTTAACACCCAGGAGCGCGCCATCCGTGGGGGCATCCGCGGCGTGGGCTTTGCGGCACTGCTGGGGCTGGACGACTTCCGCAAAGACGCCTTTGCCACCGGCATGCACGCGCACCTGCTGCAGCGCAAATACCCGCAGGCAGAGATCGCCCTTTCCTGCCCCCGCCTGCGCCCCATTATCAACAACGCGCGCATCAACCCCAAAGACGTACACGAGACGCAGCTTTTACAGATCATCATGGCGTACCGGCTGTTTCTGCCCTATGCCAGCATTACGGTGTCCAGCCGCGAGTGCGCGCGCTTTCGCGACCACATCATCCAGATCGCGGCTACCAAGGTATCGGGAGGCGTCAACGTAGGCATCGGCGGCCACGCGGGCGCGGCCAAGGGAGACGAGCAGTTTGAAATTGACGACAATCGTACCGTCAAGGAGATGTACGATATGATCCTGGCGCAGGGGCTGCAGCCGGTGATGAGCGATTATATCTATGTTTGAGATCGTGTGTGTGACCAGCCGCAGGCTGTGCTGCGAAGGTTTTGCCGCGCGCCTGGTGCGCCTTGCGCAGGCGGGCGTGACGCGCATCATCCTGCGGGAAAAGGATCTGACGCAGCAGCAATATGCCGCGCTAGCCGCGCGCACAGAGGCGGCGCTACAAGGCTCCGGCGCGCTACTGGTGCTGCATGGGTTCGCCGATGCGGCTTTGCAGGCGGGCGCACAGGCGCTGCACCTGCCGCTAGCGGCGCTGGAGGCGCGGCCACAGCTGCGCGCGCAGTTCGCCACGCTGGGCGTGTCGGTGCACAGCCTGCAAGAGGCGCGTCGCGCCGCCGCGCTGGGCGTGGATTATCTCATCGCAGGGCACGTGTTTGCCACGGACTGCAAGCGGGGCGCGCCTGCGCGGGGCGTGGAATTCCTTTCGGAAATCTGCCGCAGCGTGTCCGTGCCCGTGTACGGCATCGGGGGCATCACGCCTGCGAACATCGCGCGCGTGCGCGACGCGGGCGCGTCGGGCGCGTGCCAGATGTCCTCTCTGATGATGTGCGCGGACGCGTCCGCGTACCTGGAGCAGCTCCGCGCGGTATTGCGCGGGAAATAACGTCCGGCCGTGCTTTCGGGTGCCGCCGGGCGCCTTTTTGTGGTAGCATAGAGACAAAGGGAGGCGAGCGGGACATGCGTAAGGAGACGCTGCGCGCAGCAGCGCGCGCCTGCACGCTCTGGCTGCCGCAGCGCGGCACGGGGCCCTGGCCGTGCGTGTACCTGTGCGGCGGGCGCATGGCGCAGATGCTGGCGCCCTGCCTTGCGCAGGAACCGCCGCTTGCGCTCTGCTGCGTGGAGGCCGCGGGCGCGCGGGATTTTACGCCCTGGCCTGCGCCACCGCTTGCGCATGGGGAGGCGTTTACAGGCGGCGCGAAAGAATACCTGGCCTGCCTGCTGGAGGAGGTCGCGCCGTGCTTGGAGGCGCGCTATGGCATCGATGGCGGCCGACGCGCGCTTGCGGGCTACTCGCTGGGCGGCCTGTGCGCGCTGTGGAGCGCGTACCAGACGGACGCCTTTGCGGCAGTGGCGTCGCTTTCCGGTTCGCTGTGGTACGATAGATGGACGGACTATATGCGGGGCCACGGCGCGCCCCGCACTGAGGCGGTTTACCTGTCGCTGGGCAGCGGCGAGGCGCGCGCTGGTCCCCCGCGCCTGCGCGCCGTGGGCGGTGCTACACAGGAGACGTATGAGCATTTGATCAAAACCATGGGCGCGGCGCGCGTGACGCTGCAGATGCACCCGGGCGGCCATTTCAACGATATCCCGGGCCGCTGGCAAGCGGGGCTTGCCTGGATCGCGGCGCGCCTGGTTACGCGGAAAGGATGAGCAAGGCATGCAGTACAGAAAAATCGGCCGTACGGATATGGAGGCCTCACTGGTGGCCATCGGGGCCTTTGGGCTGGGCGGCGGGCGCACGTGGAGCGATACCCGCGCCAATGCCGTGGACGTGGCCTCGCTGCTGGACGCGGCCACAGACCTGGGTGTGAATTTGATGGACACAGCGCCGGTCTATGGCATCGGGCAGAGTGAAGCGCTGCTGGGCCAGGCGCTCAAAGGGCGCAGGGATCGCTTTTTTGTGCAGAGCAAGTGCGGGCTCAACTGGCGCGATCGCGAGGGCGCGTTCTGTTATGAGCGCGACGGCAAGACCGTGATGCGCAACCTCAGCGCGCGGGCAATCCGCCAAGACGTGGAGGACAGCCTGCAGCGCATGGGGCTGGACTACATCGACATCATG
Above is a window of Maliibacterium massiliense DNA encoding:
- a CDS encoding thiamine phosphate synthase codes for the protein MFEIVCVTSRRLCCEGFAARLVRLAQAGVTRIILREKDLTQQQYAALAARTEAALQGSGALLVLHGFADAALQAGAQALHLPLAALEARPQLRAQFATLGVSVHSLQEARRAAALGVDYLIAGHVFATDCKRGAPARGVEFLSEICRSVSVPVYGIGGITPANIARVRDAGASGACQMSSLMMCADASAYLEQLRAVLRGK
- a CDS encoding alpha/beta hydrolase-fold protein — its product is MRKETLRAAARACTLWLPQRGTGPWPCVYLCGGRMAQMLAPCLAQEPPLALCCVEAAGARDFTPWPAPPLAHGEAFTGGAKEYLACLLEEVAPCLEARYGIDGGRRALAGYSLGGLCALWSAYQTDAFAAVASLSGSLWYDRWTDYMRGHGAPRTEAVYLSLGSGEARAGPPRLRAVGGATQETYEHLIKTMGAARVTLQMHPGGHFNDIPGRWQAGLAWIAARLVTRKG
- a CDS encoding thiazole synthase, whose product is MEEKNEKKQDQLVIGGHAFTSRFILGSGKYSLQLIEAAVKNAGAQIITLAVRRANIGGMENILDYIPKGVTLLPNTSGARNAQEAVRIARLAREVGCGDFIKIEVIHDSKYLLPDNYETIKATETLAKEGFVVLPYMYPDLNAARDLVDAGAAAVMPLGAPIGSNKGICTRDFIQILIDEIDLPIIVDAGIGRPSQACEAMEMGAAAVMVNTAISTAGDIPAMAEAFKKAVEAGRGAYLAGMGRVLARGGAASSPLTGFLQD
- the thiF gene encoding sulfur carrier protein ThiS adenylyltransferase ThiF → MWVTVNGREMETHALTLCALCDALYGDNADVVRIVGGYQVRGDMPLHDGDSIVFIERGAFPPENCFEQMLAARHTPGVHAKVKRGCVGIAGLGGLGSHIALCLARTGVGTLHLVDSDVVEPSNLNRQQYRIAHLGMRKTEALRAQIAEVNPYVQVVIDSVRVDADNACTLFAQDDIVCEAFDGAEDKAMLVNTLLAERPARRIVAASGMAGYGSCNDIATRRVAGNFYICGDGRTEAAVGCGLMAPRVSVCAGHQANVVLQLLVEGEAR
- the thiH gene encoding 2-iminoacetate synthase ThiH encodes the protein MQAQMDHMTYLPGMEAISSDIMDQVLGAMRAYDSEAYTQADVRQALAHQTRTPEDFAALLSPAAEPLLEEIAHCAQVETRRHFGNAVTLFTPLYIANYCENYCIYCGFNCHNKIQRARLNTAEIEREMRTIADTGLEEILLLTGESPKMSDVTYIGEACKLARKYFRVVGLEVYPMNSADYAYLHACGADFVTVFQETYNPDTYRRLHLGGNKRVFPYRFNTQERAIRGGIRGVGFAALLGLDDFRKDAFATGMHAHLLQRKYPQAEIALSCPRLRPIINNARINPKDVHETQLLQIIMAYRLFLPYASITVSSRECARFRDHIIQIAATKVSGGVNVGIGGHAGAAKGDEQFEIDDNRTVKEMYDMILAQGLQPVMSDYIYV
- the thiS gene encoding sulfur carrier protein ThiS yields the protein MVLINGEPHPEAVGLTLAAFVAQVGLQPTRIAVEYNGAILSRDTYAHTVLQDGDSVEIVNFVGGG